One region of Drosophila subobscura isolate 14011-0131.10 chromosome J, UCBerk_Dsub_1.0, whole genome shotgun sequence genomic DNA includes:
- the LOC117893868 gene encoding uncharacterized protein LOC117893868, with protein MNRLSLLLLLVSAGCAVAKVLPSNSNLSIDQHGQRVYKDHVDDDKCHYHCTERDPSVCASNGQCLLKFESRCSMAAYNCRNPQKHFSLVEDHRCTKDWEPMCLESDLREFGL; from the exons ATGAATCGCCTGTCGCTGCTCTTGTTGC TTGTCAGTGCCGGATGTGCCGTGGCAAAGGTATTGCCCAGTAACAGTAATCTCAGCATTGACCAGCATGGACAAAGGGTGTACAAGGACCATGTGGATGACGACAAGTGCCACTATCACTGCACGGAGAGGGACCCTTCGGTCTGCGCCTCTAACGGACAGTGCCTGCTAAAGTTTGAGAGCCGCTGCAGCATGGCCGCCTACAACTGCCGCAATCCGCAGAAGCACTTCAGCCTTGTGGAAGATCACCGCTGCACCAAGGACTGGGAGCCCATGTGCTTAGAGTCGGATCTCAGAGAGTTTGGGCTGTAA